One genomic window of Hemitrygon akajei chromosome 1, sHemAka1.3, whole genome shotgun sequence includes the following:
- the kcnv1 gene encoding potassium voltage-gated channel subfamily V member 1 has product MKSSNCSWFVEQNEDHVSVFSLESSVFCSEEHLNKNPLNTFIINVGGSRFTLSHETLLCYPETRLGKLATSEQDSVLDLCDDANFVDNEYFFDRSSQTFKYIIHYYKTGKLHVNEELCAMSFLQEIEYWGIDELNIDICCRERYYRRKEINEALDIKRDTELIENEEEDFSGVICEKLRQKLWVIMEKPDSSKLAKTFGILSVAFVLISIANMAVFSLEYNVLDPPLLNAVEYICITWFTAEYLLRFLCVKNKCRFVKCLVNVIDLIAVVPFYITMLVEQLYGGSTELENVGKIVQILRLMRSLRMLKLGRHSTGLKSLGMTIALCYEEVGLLLLFLSVGISIFSTVEYAVEHSVPGTTFSSVPCAWWWATTSMTTVGYGDIRPETTSGKIIAFLCILTGILVLSLPIAIINDRFSNCYITQKMKEAALRHHDALKKLTKNSAFDSVANVNLRDIYARSIMEMLRIKNRERASTRSSAGDDIW; this is encoded by the exons ATGAAGTCTTCCAACTGTTCTTGGTTCGTTGAGCAGAATGAAGACCATGTTTCTGTCTTCTCTCTGGAATCCAGTGTGTTTTGCAGTGAAGAGCACTTGAATAAAAATCCTTTAAACACCTTTATAATAAATGTTGGCGGCAGCAGATTCACTCTGTCACATGAAACTCTGTTGTGCTATCCTGAAACACGCCTGGGGAAGCTGGCTACATCTGAACAGGACTCCGTGCTGGATCTATGCGACGATGCCAACTTTGTGGACAATGAATATTTCTTTGATCGGAGTTCACAGACATTTAAGTACATTATACATTATTACAAGACTGGAAAGCTGCATGTAAACGAAGAACTCTGTGCAATGTCATTTTTGCAGGAAATTGAGTACTGGGGAATAGATGAACTTAACATTGACATTTGCTGCCGAGAAAGATATTACAGGCGGAAAGAAATTAATGAAGCCTTAGATATAAAACGCGATACGGAATTGATTGAGAATGAAGAGGAAGATTTCTCTGGAGTGATTTGCGAAAAACTGAGACAGAAACTGTGGGTCATAATGGAAAAACCTGATTCTTCAAAGCTAGCTAAGACATTTGGAATCCTTTCTGTGGCATTTGTCCTCATTTCCATTGCAAATATGGCTGTCTTTTCTCTTGAATATAACGTACTGGATCCTCCCTTGTTGAATGCAGTCGAGTATATTTGCATAACTTGGTTCACTGCAGAGTATCTACTAAGATTCTTATGTGTGAAGAACAAGTGCAGATTTGTTAAGTGTTTGGTGAATGTTATTGACCTCATTGCTGTGGTCCCATTTTATATCACCATGCTGGTGGAGCAGCTTTATGGAGGTTCTACAGAACTGGAAAACGTTGGGAAAATTGTCCAGATTCTGAGATTAATGCGATCACTGCGCATGTTGAAACTTGGAAGACACTCAACAG GTCTGAAATCTCTAGGAATGACAATTGCTCTCTGTTATGAAGAAGTTGGCCTTCTTCTACTTTTCCTCTCTGTGGGAATTTCCATCTTCTCGACAGTGGAGTATGCTGTGGAGCACAGCGTCCCAGGCACGACGTTCTCTAGTGTTCCCTGTGCGTGGTGGTGGGCAACAACCTCCATGACCACTGTCGGCTATGGAGATATCCGACCTGAAACCACCAGTGGGAAGATAATTGCCTTTTTATGTATTTTGACAGGTATCCTGGTCTTGTCACTGCCCATAGCTATTATAAATGATAGGTTTTCTAATTGCTACATCACCCAGAAGATGAAAGAGGCAGCCCTGCGACACCATGATGCTCTGAAGAAGCTCACCAAAAATTCAGCATTCGATTCAGTTGCCAACGTTAACTTGCGAGATATTTATGCTCGCAGCATTATGGAAATGTTACGGATCAAGAACAGGGAAAGAGCCAGCACCCGAAGCAGTGCTGGAGATGACATATGGTGA